One genomic window of Micromonospora sp. WMMD1128 includes the following:
- a CDS encoding SRPBCC domain-containing protein produces the protein MTIESNEPSHPGLGVRLVDRTLVIDAAPERVYLLLTTADGLVRWMAPQADVDGVVDGVITWRHANGDRVSGRFVDLVPDRSVVFTYGWDRQDVGIPPGSTTVEITLTPLPGPDGDRTELHLVHRGLSGPMASTHDGGWGNYLARLALVAEGHDPGPDLLAHQRVPSARPVPRETTRHEH, from the coding sequence ATGACCATCGAATCCAACGAGCCCTCGCACCCGGGGCTCGGTGTCCGCCTTGTCGACCGCACCCTCGTCATCGATGCCGCCCCGGAACGCGTCTACCTGCTCCTGACCACGGCCGACGGCCTCGTACGGTGGATGGCCCCGCAGGCTGACGTCGACGGCGTCGTCGACGGAGTTATCACCTGGCGGCACGCCAACGGCGACAGAGTGTCCGGCCGGTTCGTCGACCTTGTCCCGGACCGGAGTGTGGTCTTCACCTACGGCTGGGATCGCCAGGACGTCGGCATTCCGCCCGGCTCGACCACCGTCGAGATCACCCTGACACCGCTACCCGGCCCGGACGGCGACCGGACCGAGCTGCACCTCGTCCACCGCGGCCTGTCCGGACCGATGGCGAGCACCCATGACGGCGGCTGGGGGAACTACCTCGCCCGACTCGCTCTCGTGGCCGAAGGGCACGACCCCGGCCCGGACCTGCTGGCGCACCAACGCGTGCCCAGCGCCCGACCTGTCCCCAGGGAGACGACGCGGCACGAGCACTGA
- a CDS encoding metalloregulator ArsR/SmtB family transcription factor — translation MTPTGGARDDEVEEAVRAMGHAGRRAMLAMARDGERTATELAKAAGLSPAAASPHLKLLRQTGLLRVRVDAQRRLYRVDFTRLAQVRAVLDEIWGDALERLQTVAEHDETIDRRRGRPARRTGTDG, via the coding sequence GTGACTCCCACCGGCGGCGCACGTGACGACGAGGTGGAAGAGGCCGTCCGCGCGATGGGCCATGCCGGACGGCGGGCGATGCTCGCGATGGCACGGGACGGCGAACGCACAGCGACCGAGCTCGCCAAGGCCGCGGGACTGTCCCCGGCCGCCGCGAGCCCGCACCTGAAGCTGTTGCGGCAGACCGGTCTGCTGCGCGTCCGGGTGGACGCGCAACGTCGGCTGTACCGGGTCGACTTCACGCGACTCGCGCAGGTCCGAGCCGTCCTCGACGAGATCTGGGGCGACGCCCTTGAACGGCTCCAGACGGTCGCGGAGCACGACGAGACGATCGACCGCCGCCGCGGCCGCCCCGCTCGCCGCACGGGGACGGACGGATGA
- a CDS encoding FAD-dependent oxidoreductase: MRAIICGAGIAGLTAAWWLERDGWQVTLVERAAGLRHEGYLIDFFGSGYDVAERMGLVPALRRAQTRAKAIEYVDPDGHGRGKLRYQSFDVAFRGRIATIMRGHLERVLHDSLGDRVPIRYGTTIDAVRPDIHGVDVTLSDDTQQRADLLIGADGIHSRVRRLVFGPEEPYLRYIGYHTASYVFTDPQLRDQIGDRFLAVAVPNRQLGLYPIDDRRLAAWLVHRSPQPALPAEPAATIRSTYVGLGELADRALAHCPTGAELYYDQVAQIEMAGWNRGPVTLVGDACQAVSLMAGQGAAMAMGGAYVLAEELRRGGGVPAAMDRYEKRMRPFVRAKQRAGRRTAHWLVPNTGWRLSVRAAAFAAAALPGVPALLRPALATSSSSVVTSSAEPVGTAR; the protein is encoded by the coding sequence ATGCGGGCAATCATCTGTGGAGCCGGCATCGCCGGGTTGACCGCGGCCTGGTGGCTCGAGCGGGACGGTTGGCAGGTCACCCTGGTCGAGCGGGCGGCCGGGCTTCGCCACGAGGGCTATCTGATCGACTTCTTCGGCTCCGGCTATGACGTGGCCGAGCGCATGGGGCTGGTCCCCGCGCTCCGCCGCGCCCAGACCAGAGCGAAGGCCATCGAGTACGTCGACCCCGATGGACACGGCCGGGGCAAGCTGCGCTACCAGTCCTTCGACGTGGCGTTCCGGGGCCGGATCGCCACGATCATGCGCGGCCACCTGGAACGGGTGCTGCACGACTCGTTGGGCGACCGGGTGCCGATCCGGTACGGGACCACGATCGACGCGGTCCGCCCGGACATCCACGGTGTCGACGTGACGCTGAGCGACGACACGCAGCAGCGGGCGGACCTGCTGATCGGCGCGGACGGGATCCATTCCCGGGTACGGCGACTCGTGTTCGGCCCGGAGGAACCGTACCTGCGCTATATCGGGTACCACACCGCCTCCTACGTTTTCACCGATCCGCAGCTGCGGGACCAGATCGGCGACCGGTTCCTGGCGGTTGCCGTACCGAACCGCCAGCTCGGCCTGTACCCGATCGACGACCGGCGGCTCGCCGCCTGGCTGGTGCACCGGTCGCCGCAACCGGCGCTGCCGGCGGAACCGGCGGCGACCATCCGGTCCACCTACGTCGGCCTCGGCGAGCTGGCCGACCGGGCGCTCGCCCACTGCCCTACGGGTGCCGAGCTGTACTACGACCAGGTGGCGCAGATCGAGATGGCGGGCTGGAATCGCGGGCCGGTGACCCTGGTCGGCGACGCGTGCCAGGCCGTATCGCTGATGGCTGGCCAGGGCGCCGCGATGGCGATGGGCGGCGCCTACGTACTGGCTGAGGAGCTGCGGCGGGGCGGTGGGGTGCCGGCGGCGATGGACCGGTACGAGAAACGGATGCGGCCGTTCGTCCGGGCCAAGCAGCGAGCCGGCCGGCGAACCGCGCACTGGCTGGTCCCCAACACCGGATGGCGGCTGTCGGTGCGGGCCGCCGCGTTCGCCGCGGCCGCGCTGCCGGGCGTGCCGGCCCTACTGCGCCCCGCGCTGGCGACGTCGAGCAGCAGCGTTGTCACCTCTTCCGCCGAGCCGGTCGGAACGGCCCGATGA
- a CDS encoding nitroreductase family deazaflavin-dependent oxidoreductase has protein sequence MRRLAAPAPPHGLFRLPILLYRAHLGRLLGRRFVLIEHVGRRTGRLGHTVVEVVDPSTEGYVVAAGFGARSDWYRNLRAHPRADIQLGGQRLAVTAVPLPAVAGAERSGTGRPG, from the coding sequence ATGAGACGGCTCGCCGCTCCCGCACCGCCCCACGGCCTGTTCCGGCTGCCCATCCTGCTCTACCGCGCCCACCTGGGCCGGCTGCTCGGCCGCCGGTTCGTGCTGATCGAGCACGTCGGCCGGCGCACCGGCCGGCTCGGGCACACCGTGGTCGAGGTGGTCGACCCGTCCACCGAGGGCTACGTGGTGGCCGCCGGCTTCGGCGCCCGGTCCGACTGGTACCGCAACCTCCGGGCGCATCCGCGGGCGGACATCCAGCTGGGCGGGCAGCGCCTGGCGGTCACCGCCGTGCCGCTGCCGGCCGTCGCGGGGGCCGAGCGAAGCGGCACAGGTCGACCCGGGTGA
- a CDS encoding TIGR02678 family protein — translation MTVEAGAPRPAAHRVAVDVPEFELADYQRAVRLVLRHPLITATWPDERALPRVRRFSATLRRDLAEAFGYRLELHGATARLVRTKDRLDGSQPAVSRTGRPFDRQRYAYLSLCLAVLGRAGIQITLSELADSVAADANRISGLGLDPDHGPDRRAFVDAVGWLEERGVLRLADGSSAAWASDPGAGEALYDVARDVVFALFRPPRVLQHVESVSALLGRAVGSSGNAERRQAAQAARRAVVESPVVYHADVEPAVANHLRGPALATDLARLTGLRVERRAEGVLLVDTAGFTGERFPGTGSVAQAAVLLGVEMADRVADPDGRRVKRLAPPDGQARQQALSGHIDAGLPTATLIRLDDAGPGEPWTAEDRGDHDEADGAGRLPFITDSFLRTAVGEILQRYGTAFGAQWHADPERLRVEAVALLERFGAVTAVPGGVVVRPLVGRYRHTVATVKPRAATETLF, via the coding sequence GTGACCGTGGAGGCCGGCGCGCCGCGACCGGCGGCGCACCGGGTCGCCGTCGACGTCCCGGAGTTCGAGTTGGCGGACTACCAGCGGGCGGTCCGGCTGGTCCTGCGTCACCCGCTGATCACGGCGACCTGGCCCGACGAGCGGGCGTTGCCCCGGGTACGGCGGTTCTCCGCCACCCTGCGCCGGGATCTCGCCGAGGCGTTCGGGTACCGGCTGGAGCTGCACGGTGCCACGGCCCGGCTGGTCCGCACGAAGGACCGGCTCGACGGCAGCCAGCCGGCGGTGTCGCGCACCGGGCGGCCGTTCGACCGGCAGCGCTACGCGTACCTGTCGTTGTGCCTGGCGGTGTTGGGTCGGGCCGGGATCCAGATCACTCTCAGCGAGTTGGCCGACTCGGTGGCCGCGGACGCCAACCGGATCTCCGGCCTGGGGTTGGATCCGGACCACGGCCCGGACCGGCGGGCGTTCGTGGACGCGGTCGGCTGGCTGGAGGAGCGGGGTGTGCTGCGGCTGGCCGACGGCTCCAGCGCCGCCTGGGCGAGTGACCCGGGGGCCGGGGAGGCGTTGTACGACGTGGCGCGGGACGTGGTGTTCGCGCTGTTCCGGCCGCCCCGGGTGCTCCAGCACGTCGAGTCGGTGTCGGCGCTGCTGGGCCGGGCGGTGGGCAGCAGCGGCAATGCCGAGCGACGGCAGGCGGCCCAGGCGGCCCGGCGGGCGGTGGTGGAGTCGCCTGTCGTCTACCACGCCGATGTCGAGCCGGCGGTCGCCAACCATCTGCGCGGCCCGGCGCTCGCCACCGACCTGGCCCGGCTGACCGGGCTGCGGGTGGAACGGCGGGCGGAGGGCGTGCTGCTGGTGGACACCGCCGGGTTCACCGGGGAGCGGTTCCCGGGCACCGGCTCGGTGGCGCAGGCCGCGGTGTTGCTGGGGGTGGAGATGGCCGACCGGGTGGCGGATCCCGACGGCCGTCGGGTCAAGCGGCTGGCCCCGCCCGACGGTCAGGCCCGGCAGCAGGCGCTGTCGGGCCATATCGACGCCGGGCTGCCCACGGCCACCCTGATCCGCCTGGACGACGCCGGTCCGGGCGAGCCGTGGACCGCCGAGGACCGGGGTGACCACGACGAGGCCGACGGCGCCGGCCGGTTGCCGTTCATCACCGACAGTTTCCTGCGCACCGCCGTCGGGGAGATCCTTCAGCGGTACGGGACCGCGTTCGGCGCCCAGTGGCACGCCGACCCGGAGCGGCTGCGGGTCGAGGCGGTCGCGCTGCTGGAGCGGTTCGGCGCGGTCACCGCCGTGCCGGGCGGGGTGGTCGTCCGGCCGCTGGTCGGCCGCTATCGCCACACCGTCGCCACGGTCAAGCCCCGCGCCGCCACCGAAACCCTGTTCTGA
- a CDS encoding TetR/AcrR family transcriptional regulator — MAEVGWGNVTTRLVADRAGVPVGAVHYHFRSLSELLIEACTPVLWQLIDEVRAGLGSTADLETGLDWFVTSLTGYAGDPTALRLPSEIFLAATRNESLGARIDEAIRTFREVVTAWLDRCGHGADAEAAATVLAAAMDGLLLYRAVGVAVEPAALAGILRRIVTPPSSTSNPIEQRGT, encoded by the coding sequence GTGGCGGAGGTTGGCTGGGGCAACGTGACCACTCGACTGGTGGCCGATCGGGCCGGGGTGCCGGTGGGTGCGGTTCACTACCACTTCCGGTCGCTGAGCGAGCTACTCATCGAGGCCTGCACGCCGGTGCTGTGGCAACTCATCGACGAGGTGCGGGCCGGGTTGGGCAGCACGGCCGACCTGGAGACCGGGCTGGACTGGTTCGTCACCAGCCTGACCGGATACGCGGGCGACCCGACCGCTCTGCGGCTGCCGAGCGAGATCTTCCTGGCCGCCACCCGGAACGAGAGCCTGGGCGCTCGCATCGACGAGGCGATCAGGACGTTCCGGGAGGTCGTCACGGCGTGGCTGGACCGGTGCGGGCATGGGGCCGACGCGGAGGCGGCCGCCACGGTGCTCGCCGCGGCCATGGACGGCCTGCTGCTCTACCGGGCGGTGGGCGTCGCCGTCGAGCCGGCCGCGCTCGCCGGGATCCTGCGGCGGATCGTCACCCCGCCGTCATCGACATCGAATCCGATCGAGCAGAGAGGTACGTGA
- a CDS encoding TIGR03086 family metal-binding protein produces the protein MGPVELFEAAAWRAVGLAENVGDEQLAGPTPCAQWDVRALLDHLRGGPAYLLAATGHDLDADASYRTVVAQCLAALRQPGALERRCMSPLGFEWSVGEAAAGTFMDQLVHSWDLAVATGQNRTLDPALVEACVAMFLPDMPERGRARGLVGPAVTVAADASVQDRLLAAMGRTP, from the coding sequence ATGGGACCGGTGGAACTGTTCGAGGCGGCGGCCTGGCGTGCGGTCGGCCTCGCCGAGAACGTGGGCGACGAGCAGCTCGCCGGCCCGACGCCGTGTGCCCAGTGGGACGTGCGTGCGCTGCTGGACCATCTGCGGGGCGGGCCTGCCTACCTGCTCGCGGCTACCGGCCACGACCTTGACGCGGACGCCTCGTACCGGACCGTTGTCGCGCAGTGCCTCGCGGCGCTGCGCCAGCCGGGCGCGCTGGAGCGGCGGTGCATGTCGCCGCTGGGTTTCGAGTGGTCCGTCGGCGAGGCCGCGGCCGGCACGTTCATGGACCAGCTCGTCCACTCGTGGGACCTGGCCGTCGCGACCGGACAGAACCGCACTCTCGACCCCGCGCTAGTCGAGGCGTGCGTGGCCATGTTCCTACCCGACATGCCCGAACGCGGCCGGGCACGCGGTCTGGTCGGCCCCGCAGTCACCGTCGCCGCCGACGCCTCGGTGCAGGACCGGCTGCTCGCGGCCATGGGCCGGACGCCGTGA
- a CDS encoding response regulator transcription factor — protein MIRVLIADDQALLRGSFRLLVDSTPDFNTVGEAGTGVEAVALAAEHRPDVVLMDVRMPEMDGIEATRRICAEPATAGTRVVILTTFDLDEYVYGALRAGASGFLLKDTPPADLLTGIRVVAAGEGLLAPTVTRRLIDEFARRPEPARPLPRRLAEVTEREREVLTLIARGLSNAELAEHLHLSLATVKTHVGRLLTKLAVRDRAQLVIIAYETGLVGPGGPR, from the coding sequence GTGATCCGGGTGCTGATCGCCGACGACCAGGCGCTGCTGCGCGGCAGCTTCCGACTGTTGGTCGATTCGACCCCGGATTTCAATACAGTCGGTGAGGCGGGCACCGGCGTGGAGGCCGTGGCGCTGGCCGCCGAGCACCGCCCGGACGTGGTGTTGATGGACGTGCGGATGCCGGAGATGGACGGCATCGAGGCGACCCGACGCATCTGCGCCGAGCCGGCGACAGCCGGCACCCGCGTCGTCATCCTGACCACATTCGACTTGGACGAGTACGTCTACGGGGCACTGCGCGCCGGAGCCAGCGGCTTCCTACTCAAGGACACCCCGCCGGCGGACCTGCTGACCGGCATCCGGGTGGTGGCCGCCGGCGAAGGGCTGCTCGCGCCGACGGTGACCCGCCGGCTGATCGACGAGTTCGCGCGTCGGCCGGAGCCGGCCCGGCCGCTGCCACGGCGGCTGGCGGAGGTGACCGAGCGAGAACGGGAGGTGCTCACACTGATCGCCCGCGGCCTGTCCAACGCGGAGTTGGCCGAGCATCTCCATCTCAGCCTGGCCACCGTCAAGACACACGTCGGACGACTGTTGACCAAGCTGGCGGTACGCGATCGGGCACAACTGGTCATCATCGCCTACGAAACGGGCTTGGTCGGGCCGGGCGGTCCGCGCTGA
- a CDS encoding TIGR02677 family protein, giving the protein MMTAQPSRPTFGLDDFALDDRMRLFGYVTAENRFAYLWLLRAFDSARSSYHVVLHTSDVAAALATLHEADADCPDPAGLELPRLLDALVEWGVLDRGQDGSRATTLAEYRNRHSVYQFTEAGYRAHRAVEAVLSASMADSTLSRLVFADLLADLDALAVANEAGDAEEVYRKFNRLDRALADIAERAARFYHMLGDLGRTNDVRPEVFLAHKDALLAHLRDFHDELQRYTPRLRAAVHEVEATGLDRLIEAAAEADERLFHTPVQRLEDWRRRWAGLRSWLAPPGPEQPSEADRLSDATIAAIGDVLALLRRVTEARRGGVSRESQLRHLAAWFTRTGTQEGAHALFDVVFGLGAPRHVGVAHPDPEAIASRLSWWEAPAVELSRTLVTTGRAPGQGRGRPARLDRVDERRHRLRGDQLARERRWADAATALAAEGVDDHRLDGSQTQVLLRLLDIALAARVGGRAGVPLAAAAHGVRLTLTPTPGRFTTVRTAEGRLHLDGYALTVTAAQHTAVRRPDLVPA; this is encoded by the coding sequence ATGATGACGGCGCAGCCATCCCGACCGACGTTCGGGCTGGACGATTTCGCGCTCGACGACCGGATGCGACTGTTCGGTTACGTGACGGCGGAGAACCGGTTCGCCTACCTGTGGCTGCTGCGGGCGTTCGATTCGGCCCGGTCCAGTTACCACGTGGTGCTGCACACCTCCGACGTGGCCGCGGCGCTGGCGACGTTGCACGAGGCGGACGCGGACTGCCCGGATCCGGCGGGGCTGGAGTTGCCGCGGCTGCTCGACGCCCTGGTGGAGTGGGGGGTGCTCGACCGGGGGCAGGACGGTTCCCGGGCCACCACGCTCGCGGAGTACCGCAACCGGCACTCGGTGTACCAGTTCACCGAGGCCGGATACCGGGCGCACCGGGCGGTGGAGGCGGTGTTGTCGGCGAGCATGGCCGACTCGACGCTGTCCCGGCTGGTCTTCGCCGACCTCCTGGCTGACCTCGACGCGCTCGCGGTGGCCAACGAGGCCGGGGACGCCGAGGAGGTCTACCGCAAGTTCAACCGGCTGGACCGGGCGTTGGCCGACATCGCCGAGCGGGCGGCGCGTTTCTACCACATGCTTGGTGACCTGGGGCGGACCAACGACGTGCGGCCGGAGGTGTTCCTCGCGCACAAGGACGCCCTGCTGGCTCACCTGCGGGACTTCCACGACGAGTTGCAGCGCTACACGCCTCGGCTGCGCGCGGCGGTGCACGAGGTCGAGGCGACCGGCCTGGACCGGCTGATCGAGGCCGCCGCCGAGGCCGACGAGCGGCTGTTCCACACCCCGGTGCAGCGGTTGGAGGACTGGCGGCGGCGCTGGGCGGGGCTGCGGTCCTGGTTGGCGCCGCCGGGCCCGGAGCAACCAAGCGAGGCGGACCGGTTGTCGGACGCCACCATCGCCGCGATCGGTGACGTCCTGGCTCTGCTGCGCCGGGTCACCGAGGCGCGGCGCGGTGGGGTGAGCCGGGAGTCGCAGTTGCGGCACCTGGCCGCCTGGTTCACCCGGACCGGCACGCAGGAGGGCGCGCACGCCCTGTTCGATGTCGTGTTCGGCCTCGGCGCGCCGCGCCATGTCGGGGTGGCGCACCCGGATCCGGAGGCGATCGCGAGCCGGCTGTCGTGGTGGGAAGCGCCGGCGGTGGAGCTGTCCCGCACCCTGGTGACCACCGGCCGGGCACCGGGTCAGGGCCGGGGGCGGCCGGCCCGGCTGGACCGGGTCGACGAGCGGCGGCACCGGTTGCGCGGCGATCAGCTCGCCCGGGAGCGCCGGTGGGCCGACGCGGCGACGGCGCTGGCCGCCGAGGGCGTGGACGACCACCGGTTGGACGGGTCGCAGACCCAGGTCCTGCTGCGCCTGCTGGACATCGCGCTGGCTGCCCGGGTGGGTGGCCGGGCCGGGGTGCCGCTGGCGGCCGCCGCGCACGGCGTCCGGCTGACCCTCACCCCGACGCCGGGCCGGTTCACCACGGTGCGCACCGCCGAGGGCCGGCTGCATCTGGACGGGTACGCGTTGACGGTCACCGCAGCGCAGCACACCGCGGTCCGCCGTCCCGACCTGGTGCCGGCGTGA